One genomic segment of Entelurus aequoreus isolate RoL-2023_Sb linkage group LG25, RoL_Eaeq_v1.1, whole genome shotgun sequence includes these proteins:
- the coro7 gene encoding coronin-7 isoform X2, with the protein MAKYLAQVIVMGVQVVGRAFARALQQEFAASQAAARARGTSAGQHSAAATSISGMSLTEAQQILNTFSLNPEEIQKNYEHLFKANNTAVGGSFYLQSKVLRAKERLDEELNIEAQQKGESQQSTET; encoded by the exons ATG GCTAAATATTTAGCACAAGTCATCGTGATGGGAGTTCAGGTGGTTGGTCGTGCTTTTGCTCGGGCTTTACAGCAAGAATTTGCAG CGAGTCAGGCGGCAGCGCGGGCAAGAGGCACCTCCGCAGGTCAGCATTCAGCAGCCGCAACCAGTATCAGTGGGATGAGCTTAACGGAGGCACAGCAGATTCTCAACACCTTTTCATTAAACCCAGAGGAAATCCAGAAG AACTATGAACATCTTTTTAAAGCGAATAACACAGCTGTGGGTGGTTCCTTTTATCTACAATCAAAA GTGTTGCGGGCTAAAGAGCGTCTAGATGAGGAACTTAATATTGAGGCACAACAAAAGGGGGAGTCACAGCAAAGCACGGAAACATGA